The Tursiops truncatus isolate mTurTru1 chromosome 6, mTurTru1.mat.Y, whole genome shotgun sequence genome includes a window with the following:
- the LOC117312790 gene encoding beta-lactoglobulin-like encodes MMCLLLALGLALTCGTQAVSVIRTMEDLDIQRVAGTWHSVAMAASDISLLDTESAPLRVNVEELRPTPQGDLEIFLQKRDKDGCVKEKIIAEKTEIPAVFKINFLNENKIFVLDSDYTNYLLFCMENTADPERSLTCQYLARTLQVDDGVMEKFNKAIKPLPMHIRLSFSPTQLEEQCRV; translated from the exons ATGATGTGCCTCCTGCTCGCCCTGGGCCTGGCCCTCACGTGTGGCACCCAGGCTGTCAGCGTCATCCGGACCATGGAGGACCTGGACATCCAAAGG GTGGCAGGGACGTGGCACTCCGTGGCCATGGCGGCCAGCGACATCTCCTTGCTGGACACCGAGAGCGCCCCCCTGAGAGTGAACGTGGAGGAGCTGAGGCCCACGCCCCAGGGCGACCTGGAGATCTTCCTGCAGAAAAG GGACAAGGACGGGTGTGTTAAGGAGAAAATCATCGCAGAAAAAACCGAGATCCCTGCTGTGTTCAAGATCAACT TCCTGAATGAGAATAAGATCTTCGTGTTGGACTCCGACTACACAAACTACCTGCTCTTCTGCATGGAAAACACGGCTGACCCCGAGCGCAGCCTGACCTGCCAGTACCTGG CCAGGACCCTGCAAGTGGACGACGGGGTCATGGAGAAATTCAACAAAGCCATCAAGCCCCTGCCCATGCACATCCGGCTCTCCTTCAGCCCGACCCAGCTGGAAG aGCAGTGCCGCGTCTAG
- the LOC117312817 gene encoding uterocalin-like, whose product MSLLLLAVGLTLLGCPQALHWGPQDPNFNETLVSGEWFLAGMASNQPKLLKEDKDAGLLVHRIQVTPRALQLHLHKKVNGACVPITMMANKTKRKFQYRLEDADQNRLFLEKVDPKSYVILCNHREKREKEVVVVNLLSRTREASPDALLLFTNYCRSHGIHPTNIIKVTATDACPRLPQPRTSAQLATDHCPRA is encoded by the exons ATGAGCCTCCTGCTGCTGGCTGTGGGGCTGACCCTGCTCggctgcccccaggccctgcaCTGGGGGCCCCAGGACCCCAACTTCAACGAGACTCTG gTCAGCGGCGAATGGTTCTTGGCAGGGATGGCCTCCAACCAACCCAAACTCCTGAAGGAGGACAAGGACGCGGGGCTGCTCGTCCACCGTATCCAGGtcacccccagggccctgcagctcCACCTGCACAAGAA GGTAAATGGTGCATGCGTCCCAATTACGATGATGGCAAATAAAACGAAAAGGAAATTTCAGTACCGGCTGGAGG ATGCCGACCAGAACAGGCTTTTCCTGGAAAAAGTGGACCCCAAGAGCTACGTCATCCTCTGCAACCACCGCGAGAAACGTGagaaggaggtggtggtggtgaaccTGCTGA GCCGGACACGCGAGGCCAGCCCGGACGCCCTGCTGCTGTTTACCAACTACTGTAGAAGCCATGGGATTCACCCCACCAACATCATCAAAGTGACCGCAACTGATGCGTGCCCACGCCTGCCCCAGCCTCGGACCTCCGCTCAGCTCGCCACAGATCACTGCCCTCGCGCCTGA